The window AGGATGTCGACGACGAGCCGGTCATCGCCGATGCCTTCCAGGTAGTCGTCAAAGTTGATCGACTGCGACGAGCACAGCACCTCGACCTCGGGCCACAGCTTGCGACACGTCGCCCATGCCCGGCGCTCGTCGTAGGGTCGGCAGACCAGCATCACCGTCCGCGGAGTGATGCCAGCCTCGGTCAGTATCTGTCGGGACAAGGTGATGTTGAGCCCGGTGTTGGTCGCATACGGCTCTACGAGGACGGCCTTTGCTGGAACACCGGCCGCGATCGCCTCGGCCCGGAACCGGACCGCCTCGCCACCGGGAAACTCGTCGGGCCGGACCGGGTTCGTAGCGCCGGTGAACACCAGAACCGGAAACCAGCCGGCGTGATACAGCTCGGCCGCGTGCCGAGCGACGCCGGCATCGTGACTACCCAGCCCGATCGCAGCGTCACACGCTCGCGGCGTATGCCGGAGCTGGTGATAGTTCCACAGCTGCAGCGCCGACTGCCACTGGCGGTCGCTGATCGGCTGATGCTGGCGGGACACGATGCACCCTTCTGATGATGAGGTATTCGACCGAGCCAACCTAACCAACGGTTCGCGCGGGTTCCTCCCGGCCGCCACCGACGTCGCCTTTGGCCCTTTTGAGTGCGGGGAGGTCAGATGTGCGCGGAGGGCGACGCCGACGGTTGGTTCAACGACCACCGTCGGATCGGGGCATCAACAGTCGCGGCACCGAGCGTGGCTACGTCAGACGGTGATCACGCAGGTGGCGGCTCGGTACACCCGAAGCCGTACACGGCCCACTCGGTGATCGGAAGGTACCCGATGCCCTGGTAAAGGGCGTTGTTGGCGGGGTTGGCGGCATCGGTAAAGAGCACAACGTCCGTCGCGCCGGCAAAGCGGGCCCGCAGGTAGGTCCTCCCACGCAAGCTCTGCCAGGCTCACCGCGGGAATACCAGGGCCGCCGCCTCGCGCGGCCCGGCGCCGCTGCGTGGCGGCACCGCACAGTCGCCACCAGCCGACCCGCCGGTCCAGGAGCACGGTGCGACGTGCCCCGCGACCAGAAGCTTGCCAGTCCGCCGGTATCGCACTGCAACACCGCATTGCTGGGCATCCAGTATCGGCGGGGCCGAGACGGCGGCCACCGTGGTACGTCGGCGCATCGGATTGTCCTTCTGGTCGCCGGTGACTCGGTCACCTTAGTCCGGCTGGTCGGAGCTATGGCCCGTAGAGGCCCCGCACGCGCGAGAGAAGCTTAGGACGACGGTGGAACTGCGCAACAGGTCAACGCCCGAAAGCGCTCGACGGGGCAGACAAAGGGAGCGGCGAAAGGCGCCTCTATGAAGTTGACCAACCAGGCTTCCAGGTCGGCAGGCGGGCATCGGTGGCGATCGTGCGCTGACGAGCGAGCGGGCCCCGCGGCGGCCTCAGCACTATGGGTGTCGACCACGACCCATGCCCAGTCGACGGTCGTCCGGTCAAGCCCGGCGGCGCGCCGACGGGCAAACAGATCAGCCGTGGTGCTGCGGCCGTGCGGACGATCTTGCCGGCGGGCGATCTGCAACGAACCGGAGAACAACGGAACCCACTCTTTCGAGCATGTCAGTGCTGATCATCCTTTCGCGCCGCGTGCAGCCGTGCATACGCCTCGCCCACTACTTCGGCACCCGCTGCATCAAGCTCGGGGCGGCGCCAGAGGTAGATCAGATACAGCGCCGCGGTGACAGCGAGACCCGACACCGCGATGAGCCCGATTGCGATGTTCAGCCCCCACAGCACAGCCGCCAGCCGACCGTGGCCGTCAAGCAGCGAAACGACGAACCAGTTCGCCATGGCTGCGCAGACCGCCACTCCGGTCCCCGCTGCGAAGTACAGAGCACGATCCTTGAGTTGTTGCCGAAGGTGCGCAGTGTGGTCGCCATGATAGATCCGGGTCACTTGGTCAGTGTGCCACTGCAGTGCCGGGGTCTGAGGCATCTGCGCTAGGGATCGAGCTGAGACGGTCCCGCGTGTTGCGTTGGAGAGTCTCCCGTGAGAGGCGTCTCGAGCCGATGCTGTCCAACCCAGTGGAGGCGGTTGCACCTCCTGCCTGCCGGAACGTCGATCGCCGCCACCTCGCTTTGGCGCATCGCTGCCAGGCGGTGTCGAGACAACCCGGGACATCCGGGGACACCCGGAGACAACTATCGACCGATGTCATGATCGGTTTGACTCGGCCCATGGTTGGCTGGCTATGGATGGCGGGAGCGATCCTCACCGAGATCGTCGCTACCGCAGCGTTGACGTACTCCCAGGGCCTGACCCGTGCCCCGGTAGTCGCCGTTACGGCGGCCCTCTACGTGGCGTCGTACGTGTGCCTGGCGCGTGCGCTGCATGCCGGCGTTGAAGTCTCGGTCGGCTATGCGGTGTGGAGCGGTGTCGGGACCGCGGCTCTCGCCGTGATCGGTGCCGCCCTGTTCGGCGAACCGCTGACCGCGAGCCGCATCGCCGCCATCGTTCTGATCATCTGCGGGGTCGTGCTGCTTCAACTGACGGCGACGCCCGCATCCGCCCAGCCAGCTCGAGTCGAATCCACGCCGCCGTCTGCTGCACTAACGCCGGACGGCCTTCTTCCTCGGAGCCCATGATGAGCACCCATCGAATGCCGGCCACCCTGGGCCGCGACACCCGCCGCTTCCTGGCGGCGGCGTGCCGTACGCCGCGAGAGATAGGCGCCATCGCACCCAGCGGCCGACACCTGGCTGCCTGCGCCGCCGCACTGATTCGCCGCGGTCATGGGCAGACAGTGGTCGAGCTGGGACCGGGCGGCGGCGTCATCACCGACGCTCTGCACCAGCGGTTGACCGGCGCTGACACTCTGCTCGCGATCGAGCGCAACGAGACGATGGCGGCGCATCTGATGGCCACCAGACCCTGGTTGGACGTGGTGGAGGGCGATGCTGCCGACCTGCCGGCCTTGCTGGCGGCGAACGGTCATCCCCGGGCGGATCTCATCGTCAGCGCCCTGCCGTGGAGCGTCATCCCCGCGGCCGATCAGCATGCTCTTCTCACCGCGATCACCAGCGTCCTGAACCCTGGCGGTGTCTTCGCCACCGTGTTGACCCTGCCGGTGTTGCCGTTGCCGATCATCAGGCAGCTGCGCCGGAGCCTCAGCGGATCCTTCACCACCGTGACCCACCAGACGGTGTGGCGCAACGTTCCCCCGGCTCGCCTGTACGTGTGCACTGACCCGACATTCCCGGACATGCCGTAGCCGGTTGCTACGGTCGGCGGATGAAGGTTCGGGTGACGGGCGTCTGCATCGAGGACGGCCGGTTGCTGGTGTTGCATCAGGACACCGACGGGCCGCGCCGCTGGTCGCTGCCTGGTGGAACGGTAGAGGACGGAGAAACGCTGTCCGCGGCGTTGATCCGCGAGATGCGTGAGGAGACCGGCGCCGAGGTACAGGTGGGCCCGCTGCTCTATCTGTGTGACAACGTCGCGGCCCGGGTCGTGCACATCACCGTCGAGGTACGCCGCGTCGGCGGTGAACTCGGCGCGGTGACACCAGGCGCGGACACGAGGCCGATCCGTTCGGTGGAGTTCGTCGGGTTGGACAAGCTCACCGAACTCGGCTTCAGCGATACTTTCGTGCAGCTGTGCCGGTCAGGTTTCCCGGGCGCCGGCTCCTACATGGGTGCCAAGACCAACATCGGCTTGTAGCCGGCTCAGCGTTCCGGGGTACCGGGCGTGACATAAGGGAATTGTCAACGGTCAGGACGAAGTGGCTCTGGCACAAAGTTAGTGATTGCAGGCGGACCCCGCGATGGGGCACCTGTCCGATGTGGATGATCATTTACGCGGTGTGGCGACCATGATCTCGGAGTCCTGCTTCCGCACCTCGCGGCACTGCGGATCAATCAGGTACGTGCCGGTGGACAGTCGATCTGGCTGGATGCCGAGGTTCTGGCTGGTGAAGCGCCCTGTCCAGGCTGCGGAGGTAGATCAGCACGGGTGCACAGTCGGTACTGGCGGATCTTGGCGGACACGGCGGTCGGTGGTCAGCAGACTCTGCTCAAGGTGCGGACTCGGCGGTTCTTCTGCGACGACACCGCCTGTTCACGGCGGACGTTCGCCGAGCAGGTTCCCGGCGTGACCACGCCGTACGCGCGACGGACTCCACTGCTCCGCGGCCTTCTAGAGAAGATCGCCTTGGCGCTGGGAGGACGTCCGGGCGCCCGGATGACCCGCCTGCTGACTGCCGAAGTATCACGCACAACCCTGTTAAGGCTGGTCCGGGCCTTGCCGGTGCCCGAGACGGGAACGGTGACCGTGCTCGGCGTCGACGACTTCGCGTTCCGCAAGGGCTCCAACTACGGCAGCATTCTTGTCGACATGCACACCGGCCGGCCCGTCGACCTGCTACCCGACCGCCTCGCCGACACCTTCGCCGACTGGCTGCGCGAGCACCCTGGCGCCGAGGTGATCTGCCGCGACCGCGCCAGCGGCTACGCCGAAGGAGGCCGGACCGGAGCACCGGACGCGATCCAGATCGCCGACCGTTTCCACCTGCTGCAGAACCTCACCAAGGCCGTCGACCGCGTGGTCCGCGCCCATCGCCGATGCCTCAAGGATCGGCCAGAGTCCGAGGCCGTCGCCCAGCCACGACCGTCGACGGACGCCCCCGAGGGCCGCCGGGTCGAGGTGACCCGACAGCGACACGCCGAGATTCATGCCCTTTCCGTCAAAGGCGTCGGTAACACCGCAATCAGCCGGGTGTTGAACCTGGACCACAAGACCGTGCTGCGCTACCTGCGGGCGGCAACCGCCGACGAACTGCTCACCGAAGTCGTCCCCCG of the Actinoplanes sichuanensis genome contains:
- a CDS encoding class I SAM-dependent methyltransferase, producing the protein MSTHRMPATLGRDTRRFLAAACRTPREIGAIAPSGRHLAACAAALIRRGHGQTVVELGPGGGVITDALHQRLTGADTLLAIERNETMAAHLMATRPWLDVVEGDAADLPALLAANGHPRADLIVSALPWSVIPAADQHALLTAITSVLNPGGVFATVLTLPVLPLPIIRQLRRSLSGSFTTVTHQTVWRNVPPARLYVCTDPTFPDMP
- a CDS encoding YdcF family protein translates to MSRQHQPISDRQWQSALQLWNYHQLRHTPRACDAAIGLGSHDAGVARHAAELYHAGWFPVLVFTGATNPVRPDEFPGGEAVRFRAEAIAAGVPAKAVLVEPYATNTGLNITLSRQILTEAGITPRTVMLVCRPYDERRAWATCRKLWPEVEVLCSSQSINFDDYLEGIGDDRLVVDILVGALQRVLEYPGLGYAIPQPVPPLVYDAYEHLRRDGFTSRLLRQPS
- a CDS encoding ISL3 family transposase is translated as MAGEAPCPGCGGRSARVHSRYWRILADTAVGGQQTLLKVRTRRFFCDDTACSRRTFAEQVPGVTTPYARRTPLLRGLLEKIALALGGRPGARMTRLLTAEVSRTTLLRLVRALPVPETGTVTVLGVDDFAFRKGSNYGSILVDMHTGRPVDLLPDRLADTFADWLREHPGAEVICRDRASGYAEGGRTGAPDAIQIADRFHLLQNLTKAVDRVVRAHRRCLKDRPESEAVAQPRPSTDAPEGRRVEVTRQRHAEIHALSVKGVGNTAISRVLNLDHKTVLRYLRAATADELLTEVVPRTRDLDKHLAYLAERWEQGCTNAAWLTAELRERGYRGSERTVRRQLQTWRDGSVKPTAVKAVAPKPREVTGWIIRPAVERTDREQADLDRILQRCDSLHTVDQLVSDFGGMLRQRQGQHLDSWITQARSSGVAQLAGFADGLIKDYDAVRNGLTLHWSSGAVEGNVCRLKTIKRQMYGRANFDLLRRRVILAD
- a CDS encoding DMT family transporter; this translates as MIGLTRPMVGWLWMAGAILTEIVATAALTYSQGLTRAPVVAVTAALYVASYVCLARALHAGVEVSVGYAVWSGVGTAALAVIGAALFGEPLTASRIAAIVLIICGVVLLQLTATPASAQPARVESTPPSAALTPDGLLPRSP
- a CDS encoding NUDIX domain-containing protein, with the protein product MKVRVTGVCIEDGRLLVLHQDTDGPRRWSLPGGTVEDGETLSAALIREMREETGAEVQVGPLLYLCDNVAARVVHITVEVRRVGGELGAVTPGADTRPIRSVEFVGLDKLTELGFSDTFVQLCRSGFPGAGSYMGAKTNIGL